The DNA region CCGGTCGCGGCGAACACGATGAGCATGGCGGGCAGGCCCCACATCGAGATCATCAGGTAGGTGTGGGCCTGGGCGCCGACGGCGCCGGACGGGCCGAACATGGCGACGATCCACGGCGTGCTGACGGCTCCGATGATGGCGAGCACGGCGCCGAGACCGAGCGCGAACCACATGCCGTCGATTCCGACGGAGACGGCGTCGCCGGGTTCGCCGGCGCCGAACCGACGCGCGACGGCGGGGGTGGTGGAGTACGCGAGGAACACCATGAGTCCAACGATGGTCTGCAGCACGGCGCTGGCGATGCCGAGGCCGGCGAGGGGCGTGGCACCCAGGTGGCCGATCATCGCCGCGTCGAGGATGAGGAACAGCGGCTCGGCCACGAGCGCGCCGAGCGCCGGGACCGCGAGGTGAAGGATCTCGCGGTTCAGCGATGGGGCGGCGTCGGGTCCGGTGCCCGGTGGGGAGGAGGGATCGGATGCCACGCCCCCGAGCCTATGCGGTTCGGAGCTCGCGGGCCCACGCGGCCCGCTCCGGCGCCCTGCGGGCGCGCCCTCACGCGGCGATGTCATAGCGGGCCCGCCCGCCGAGGCGCGGGGTGCGTGAAGGATCGATGTTCGCAGGCGGAATGAACTGCACTCGCGCCCTGACGTTGACGCCCGTCCCCGTTCGTCGCGCGGCCATGCTCCCGGAAACTCGTTCCGTCCCGGCGCCGCTCACCGTCCCGGCGCCACTCACCGTCCCGGCGCCACTCACCGTCCCGCCACCACCCGGCGGATTCTCGATCCGGATCTCCCAGCCGTTGTCATGGATCCGATGGTGACAGGATTCGCACAGCAGGATCCCGTTGGACAGGTCGGTGGGCCCGGCATCCCGTCGCCACCAGCGCAGGTGATGCGCCTTGGCCATCTGGGGAGGGAGGCCGCACATCGCGCATCCGCCGTCCCTCTCCACGAGCGCCAGCCGTTGCGCCTTCGTGAACAGCCGCCGTTCGCGCCCCCAGTCGAGGATCTCCCCGGCGCTGTCGAGCACGCACGGGATCACGCCACCGGCCGCGGCCATCCGCCGCACCGCGGCGATGCTGATCGGCTGGTCGGCTCCGTCGATCGTGCCGTGCCCGATCCCGCTCTCCAGCGCATCGGCGTCGACGCGCACGACCACCGTGGCTCCGGCCAGCGGCGTGCGGGACTCGCAGCCGAGCACGTGCGTGCAGAACACGCTCAGCGCATCGGCCCGCATCATCGCGACGGTGCGCCTGTCGGCATCCGCCTCTTTCGCCTCTCCGGTGTCGACGGCGGCCTTTCGGGCCTGGAACTGCGCTGTGACGTATCCGTCGATCGCCGCCCTGATCGCCGCACCCTGCTCGATGGGCGTCACCAGGTTCAGATGCAGGTTCCCATCGCGTTCGAACAGGGTGAGAGAGCGCGCCGCGCGCCGCTCCTCCTCTCGAGCCTCCAGCTCGTCCTCCTCGAGGACGGCCTCGGCCTTCGTGATCAGCCTGCGCACGTCGTCGACGCTCGATCCGATCGCGCGCTCGACGAGCAGTCGCTCCACCTCGGCGACCTTCTCCGCAGGAGACCCCACCCGCGCGCGATCCAGGAAGGTGATGATGAGCCCCGCTGCCGCGGCACCCAGGGCTCCGTCGACCAGGGCGGATTGCGCAGCCGGATACCTCGCCGACACCGGCGCGCCGGTCGGATCCGTCTGCGGAGCCGTCCCCACGCCGGTGCGGACCAGCCGCGAGGCCTCACCCGTGGTCGTCCCCGCCGAAGCGGCGATCAGCTGGGCGGGATTCCGGTAGCCGTTCCTCTTCGCCAGCGACTCGGGCCCCAGCTCCGGCCGGGACTCCTCCGCGATCCGTGCGGCGATGGCCACCTGCAGCGCATCCACCTGTCTGCGCAGTGCGCCCAGGGCCGTGTTCACCGACACCAGCCCCGCTCCGCACAGGTCGGCCGCGGACCGAGCATCCGCCCACACCACATCGAGAGCCATCACGGCCTCGTGCAGTGGCGACAGTGCTTCCGACATGCCTCAATAGTACAAAAGTTCGAACATGAAGTCAAGAAAAAGGGGAACAAATATTCGAGAGTCGTTCAGCGCAGCGCTCTGCCCGCCGATCCCAGCTCCTCCGCGGCCCGCACCACGCGCGCCGCCATCGCGCCCTCTGCGGGCCTGCCCCAGCTGCGCGGGTCGTACGCCTTCTTGTCGCCGTACCCGCCGTCGATCTTGAGCACCCTGTTCCAGTTCGACATCATGTGCCCCGCGATCGAGCTCGTGAACGCATACTGCGTGTCGGTGTCGATGTTCATCTTCACGACGCCGTGCGAGATGGCATCCGAGATCTCCTGGGGACTCGACCCCGAACCGCCGTGAAACACGAGATCGAACGGACGGTCGCGTCCGGTCTCGGCGCCGATGGCGGACTGGATCTCACCCAGGATCTCGGGTCGCAGGTGCACGGATGCCGGGTTGTAGACCCCATGCACATTGCCGAACGTCAGTGCGGTGAGGTAGCGGCCGCGCTCGCCCGTGCCGAGGGCGGCGACGGTGGCACGGGCGTCGTCGACGGTCGAGTACAGCTCGTCGTTGATCTCGTGGGAGATGCCGTCCTCCTCGCCGCCGACGACGCCGACCTCGATCTCGAGGATCGTCCTGGCCTGCTCGCTCAGCTGCAGCAGCTCGTCGGCGATGCGCAGGTTCTCGTCGAGCGGCACGGCCGAGCCGTCCCACATGTGTGACTGGAACAGCGGATCCAGCCCGCGTGCGCGGCGCTGGATCGCGTCGTCGAGCAGCGGGCGCACCCAGTCGTCGAGGTG from Microbacterium soli includes:
- a CDS encoding DUF222 domain-containing protein; its protein translation is MSEALSPLHEAVMALDVVWADARSAADLCGAGLVSVNTALGALRRQVDALQVAIAARIAEESRPELGPESLAKRNGYRNPAQLIAASAGTTTGEASRLVRTGVGTAPQTDPTGAPVSARYPAAQSALVDGALGAAAAGLIITFLDRARVGSPAEKVAEVERLLVERAIGSSVDDVRRLITKAEAVLEEDELEAREEERRAARSLTLFERDGNLHLNLVTPIEQGAAIRAAIDGYVTAQFQARKAAVDTGEAKEADADRRTVAMMRADALSVFCTHVLGCESRTPLAGATVVVRVDADALESGIGHGTIDGADQPISIAAVRRMAAAGGVIPCVLDSAGEILDWGRERRLFTKAQRLALVERDGGCAMCGLPPQMAKAHHLRWWRRDAGPTDLSNGILLCESCHHRIHDNGWEIRIENPPGGGGTVSGAGTVSGAGTVSGAGTERVSGSMAARRTGTGVNVRARVQFIPPANIDPSRTPRLGGRARYDIAA
- the fbaA gene encoding class II fructose-bisphosphate aldolase, which codes for MPIATPETYAAMIDNAKNRGFALPAINVTSSQTLNAALQGFAEAESDGIIQVSLGTALYLSGTSVQDRAIGSKALALYAHEVAQRYGITVALHTDHCPVQHLDDWVRPLLDDAIQRRARGLDPLFQSHMWDGSAVPLDENLRIADELLQLSEQARTILEIEVGVVGGEEDGISHEINDELYSTVDDARATVAALGTGERGRYLTALTFGNVHGVYNPASVHLRPEILGEIQSAIGAETGRDRPFDLVFHGGSGSSPQEISDAISHGVVKMNIDTDTQYAFTSSIAGHMMSNWNRVLKIDGGYGDKKAYDPRSWGRPAEGAMAARVVRAAEELGSAGRALR